Proteins from a single region of Apium graveolens cultivar Ventura chromosome 7, ASM990537v1, whole genome shotgun sequence:
- the LOC141670894 gene encoding abscisic acid receptor PYL2-like, which produces MDTNPSSHHGLSGPELSELEPLIQNYHKFDPLPNTCTSLIVHRIEAPARFVWPFIRRFDNPQKYKHFIKNCNLTSGDGSVGSIREVTVVSGLPASTSTEKLEILDDDKRILSFRVVGGEHRLNNYKSVTSVNEFEDGSGRVYTVVLESYIVDIPDGNTGEDTKMFTDTVVRLNLQKLGVVALAALHGND; this is translated from the coding sequence ATGGACACTAATCCTTCCTCCCACCATGGCCTTTCAGGTCCAGAATTATCCGAACTCGAACCACTAATTCAAAACTACCACAAATTCGACCCCTTACCAAACACATGCACCTCTCTGATCGTTCACCGTATTGAAGCTCCTGCAAGATTTGTCTGGCCATTCATCCGCCGCTTCGATAACCCGCAAAAATACAAACatttcatcaagaactgcaactTAACATCTGGTGATGGAAGCGTGGGAAGCATCAGGGAAGTTACAGTTGTGTCGGGATTGCCTGCATCAACCAGCACTGAAAAACTCGAGATTTTGGATGATGACAAGCGTATTCTGAGCTTTAGGGTTGTCGGAGGAGAACACAGGCTTAATAATTATAAGTCTGTCACGTCTGTTAATGAGTTTGAAGATGGTTCTGGTAGGGTTTATACGGTTGTGTTGGAAAGCTATATTGTTGATATTCCTGATGGAAATACCGGAGAGGATACCAAAATGTTTACTGATACTGTTGTGAGGTTGAATCTTCAGAAGCTCGGTGTTGTTGCATTGGCTGCGTTGCATGGAAATGATTAA